Below is a genomic region from Raphanus sativus cultivar WK10039 chromosome 4, ASM80110v3, whole genome shotgun sequence.
GAGAGGAGGAGAGGGATCCGAAGGAGTCGTTGGTGGCTTTGGGGTCGAGGCGGAATTGGTTGGTTAGGAAGGTGTCTAGTCCTGGGATCGGAAGTGTGGTGGAGGTGGCGGTTGTGTGTATGAGGAAGAGGAGGGTGAAGATTGCGGCGGATCCGCCATTGATCCGGTGGCGCGTCATGCGGAAACGGAggtagaagagagagagatctgtTCTTCTCTTCAAGAGCTGATTGTCAAATTGGATTTGGGCGTGTATTTAGGGGTTTCACTGCCAAAGTGGCCCGTATAGTATATGCTTTTTCACAAACTAGTGTTGATAAATTTACAGTTCTGATTATTTCGAACAACTTTACGTAATAAATACTGTGGCtcatttgttttgctgtttttgaatgatgtcaaatattttagctgtttcttttttggtaaactttctTGGATTGATCTAGGAGATCAGATATTATAACTCAATACAAACTAAATCCAACCAGAATATTAGAAAAATCTTGAACAAAACTTATAAGCCTCGTTCAAAATTCCGAATCCTCAATTAGTAACACGAATTTAAAGCTTGACCACTCTAGTGAATTTCCAACTTGGTAATCAATCAGTAATGTAGTAGGCAAGAAAAACCCATGATAAATAAGTAGTTTCATATTATTACAAGAGTTTTATTGGTAAATatataaccaaacaaaatatggccaaaacaaacaaattgGAGAGATTCTGATTTGGGTAGACAGTAAAATGTAAAAACCGCAGATTGTACCGCAGATTTCTCTGGCAAATCGGAGCAACGAAGAAAACCAACAGCAATCAAATAGGttctttcttcttgttctccAATGTTAAAACAAATTTACACATTTTAATGTGCTTTCTCTCACTTCTTACCGGACTCAGAACATGTAGACCACACTGTCGTGGATCCTCGACTTCTGGTTCTGTGCAACACACTCGGATATCCACATCAGGTTCCTGATCTCCTGCTCCCTCAATCTCATGTACGCAAAGAACACCCCGTAATGGAACTGCAAAACTCAGGTCAATGAAACAGGAAGCGTTATGCAATCAGAGGCTCTACTACGGTCTCTATTCTATTGGACCCTTTTCAAATGGAAACAAACCTGCTGCTCAAAGGCTAAGCAAAGCCTTCTGACTTCTTCTTCATAAAATGCTTTGTCAAGCATCTGGCTCTCTCCATAAGACATCTTTGAGAATATTGCTTGGTAAGGAGGGTACTTCTCCATGACACCACGAACCTAACAGCGGATCATTGTTTTCGCTGAGCCAATATTTGTAAActtaatgtatttataatatatattagctTCCGTATTTACCTGATCTATGTCTTCGCAGATAGCAAGCTCCTCGTGACCATATGGATAGCTGGgggaagcaaaagaaaaaaaaaatgaaaacatggTGAGAAAAACAAGCTGGAGTTTTCGATGAACCACTGAATTGAATTATATCGTTTGGCTCTAGAATGCTTACAGGAGACCAAAGTTGGAGTACAGTTTCTTCCTGTCTTCTCTTGTTAGCTCAGTGCCAATGCTGCATAAAGATGAAAATCAGTTTCAGTGACTTAGTAAACAAAGCAACACAACGAGGGTACCATCAGTAATTAATTACCTATTGATGGTGATGTTCACAGCTCTTCTATCAGCTTCGAAGGCCAGAAGGTCAGACATTATCTCTGCTGTTGCCCCTCCAAGTTTCTATTCCGGATACACAGCACAAAAAAGGGGTTAGCTAATGATAGGTAGATTctgaaattttgtaaaaaaaaaggatttagGAGTGGAGTAGCACCTGACAGAACTTGTAAAAATCCTCAAGGTATGCTTTGTAGAGGGTGTTCCTCATAATCTCTATGTTCATGTCATCCAAATCCTGAAAATGATATGAACTCGTGCATCTAAATTCATAATTTACCAAATGTATCCCGCTAACTATAAAACAATGGCGGCACAAGgttcaaaagagagaaaaaaacaagagtAAATGTCTAGGTACCTCAGATGTCAAGCACTCAGAAAAATATGGAGCGAGAGGAGTATCAACAAGCACCAACCTATAGAGCTCCCTCATGTTCTGAGCAACAGCCAGTGTGGCAATGctggaaaagacaaaaaaaaaaaaatcatgagcaaaaaaacataacaagGAAGCGCGGTATAGAAGATCCAAAAAAAAGGTCAATGATGTGGGGGGTAGGTACCTGTCAAACATGCCTAAAGGGTGACATTTCTCAATCAACTCTTGAACATCTCTCTCGTGCAAAGTTCCAGTAACAATCAGCACCACATTGTCAATCATGTGGCCGTATCTGCAAATCAAATGCTCGTGTAATTTAGCATATTCATGAAAGTACCAAACCTTACACACACTATGAAGAGGAGCGAGATATGTATAAGAAGTTACCTGATGTACTCTAAGAAGGTGGACATAGGCTCAGTAGCTTGGCAAAGCATATGCTTGTAATCATCCACAAGCTTGAGCGTACACTTCTCCACGATTGTCGTCGTATGCAGAGGTGACGGTTCTGCATCCAATAATAATAGATAATATTGATCAGAGAGATTCAGATACTATAAGAAATCAAACAATTGTGTGCAGATGAATCCAAAAGtcaaaccaatcaaaattcatACGCACGCACCGTTCTGGAGGTAAGAGCCGTATTTGGTGGCGGAGAGGTGCATTTTGATGTCGTCCAGGTTTTCACATTGGCACAGATTGTTGTAATCCGCGGTGGTGAGGAGACCAGCACGGTGGCCCCTCACGATCGCCTCCAGGTATCCGCCATGGATGTTGAAGGTAAGCGCCTCGAATCCGTACATCCTTCCCCCTTCAGGATTCAGGAGGAGATATTCAGATCTCAAAGATTTGACACGGGGAGAGAGATCTGGAGAGAAAATATccaagcagagagagagagagagatcgacgCGAAGAAGATAGATAGAGAGATACGGACACCTTTCAagtttttgattgatttttgtttgtttgcacGTTTGAAATTACGAACTTACCCTTATACCGGTCTGCAGTCTGCTAAATCACGCGCGCGCAATTACTAAACCGAATAACGTACCGTGAAATTTGGACATTAGTTTTGATTCGGTTCAttgctattttatttttctagggGGTGCACATTTTATACTCTCAACCAAAAAATGTCAACCTTCAAGAGTGCTACATGTGTTAATGTTATAGAACTTTTGATTTATAACATATGGAAAAATCTTTGAATCAAGagctttttattaatttgagcCTGAGATTTATGACAAAGCCaagtaaaagaagaaaaagaaaacagtgtGTCCTCTGAAAGTTCAAATCTTTGTTACTGAAATGGAGCCGGAGTCCCTTGGTTTCGGTTGACAATAGCCATTGCAAGATACCTCGTGCCCATCCCAATCGGTGTCTGTTCATCAGGTCCTTCCCAGAAAGGTGCCTCGCCATCCCCAACAAGCCTCCAGTATCCAGACCTCAAGGACTCAGCTTGCTCATCATCACAGTTCTGCAGCAGCGCATCAACTCTGAAGTTTATTCCAAGCGAACCCAAGAACTGAGACTGCGTCATAGGTCCATGGACTGTCACATTTTCTgcacaacacacacacacacacacgttTGCGTTTGGTTCAAGTAAGTTTATAACTCTCTAATTATTACAATGACGAGTAGTGAGTATATGAACCAACCTGAAGCTTCCTCAGCAGAGTGTTTTATTGAAGGAAAATCAACATAAGCACTTAAATCCGCAGATCCTGGATCATCCAGTATGTTGACGAACTTGTGTTCTCTAATAGCCTTAATACATAGGATTCAGACACAAAagactttaaattttttaagcATTAATCACAGTATTGTTTCAGGACACAAACCTGAAGACTGTCTGAAATGATTCCATCCATCCCGTAATCGATGATAAGTGCACCACCTCCATC
It encodes:
- the LOC108853553 gene encoding V-type proton ATPase subunit d1; this encodes MYGFEALTFNIHGGYLEAIVRGHRAGLLTTADYNNLCQCENLDDIKMHLSATKYGSYLQNEPSPLHTTTIVEKCTLKLVDDYKHMLCQATEPMSTFLEYIRYGHMIDNVVLIVTGTLHERDVQELIEKCHPLGMFDSIATLAVAQNMRELYRLVLVDTPLAPYFSECLTSEDLDDMNIEIMRNTLYKAYLEDFYKFCQKLGGATAEIMSDLLAFEADRRAVNITINSIGTELTREDRKKLYSNFGLLYPYGHEELAICEDIDQVRGVMEKYPPYQAIFSKMSYGESQMLDKAFYEEEVRRLCLAFEQQFHYGVFFAYMRLREQEIRNLMWISECVAQNQKSRIHDSVVYMF